Proteins encoded in a region of the Anopheles ziemanni chromosome 2, idAnoZiCoDA_A2_x.2, whole genome shotgun sequence genome:
- the LOC131293944 gene encoding uncharacterized protein LOC131293944, giving the protein MSTPSTGRTPDKKKKPLPYFMQKSEDCAMPSFQNRRTLADHVKDNMLCAGRKSYFQRIVYVGRHPKVTGMTLRDRFLKLIKEIQEHTTNEIKLFGLMINFDGYTVHMIESAEDTIGEYMQHLAASDLFEASRVVLVYNNINQRFFRKLVWRASDYLNELPRTELDQQDPRLTQNTINAFLVKVYRLCKMVREEELDERSAFKSLYLDENYEEHTPDITVLEYLLGLDCLFTVPEYAAFYGKLPDVTSFRDRIWPIPKDLTPYDVFEAGKYDVNLTFGGN; this is encoded by the exons ATGTCCACACCATCGACGGGCCGGACGccggacaagaagaagaaaccgcTGCCGTACTTCATGCAGAAGTCGGAAGACTGCGCGATGCCCTCGTTCCAGAACCGGCGCACGCTGGCGGATCATGTGAAGGACAATATGCTCTGTGCCGGACGGAAGAGCTACTTCCAGCGGATCGTCTACGTCGGCCGGCACCCAAAGGTAACCGGGATGACGTTGCGTGACCGCTTCCTGAAGCTGATCAAGGAGATACAGGAGCACACGACGAACGAGATCAAACTGTTCGGGTTGATGATTAACTTCGATGGCTACACGGTGCACATGATAGAGAGCGCCGAGGACACGATCGGCGAGTACATGCAGCACCTGGCGGCGAGTGACCTGTTTGAGGCGAGCCGCGTCGTCCTGGTGTATAACAACATTAACCAGCGCTTCTTCCGGAAACTGGTGTGGCGTGCGTCCGACTACCTCAACGAATTGCCACGCACGGAGCTGGACCAGCAGGATCCACGCCTGACACAGAACACGATCAACGCGTTCCTGGTGAAGGTGTACCGACTGTGCAAGATGGTCCGCGAGGAAGAGCTCGACGAGC GATCTGCCTTCAAGTCGCTATATCTGGACGAAAACTACGAAGAGCACACGCCAGATATCACCGTGCTCGAATACCTGCTCGGACTGGACTGCCTTTTCACGGTGCCCGAGTACGCGGCGTTCTACGGGAAGCTGCCGGATGTTACAAGCTTCCGGGATCGCATCTGGCCCATTCCCAAAGACCTCACACCGTACGATGTGTTCGAGGCTGGAAAGTACGACGTCAATTTAACCTTCGGCGGGAACTAA
- the LOC131294961 gene encoding ceramide-1-phosphate transfer protein → MSTEKFDLHKVHEKFTESLTGDDDVYVDQYLEAFKELYKFFQLMGTVFGFVSSDVKEKVEILEKLRAKENAESFLTIRTMMEYERESNLLSKKDYVSGSRTLLRLHRGLDFIQEFLRRLGELDGDGKTNGVCQAAYNDTLAQFHPWLIRKGANVAMYALPNRDQLLDKVCMDATIAIKLLPDMLSVTRDVYNRTQDLYTKYDLHGLP, encoded by the exons ATGTCGACGGAAAAGTTTGATCTTCATAAGGTGCACGAAAAGTTCACAGAAAGCCTCACGGGAGATGACGATGTCTACGTGGACCAATATCTGGAGGCGTTCAAGGAATTATATAA ATTTTTTCAGCTCATGGGAACGGTGTTCGGATTCGTGAGCAGTGACGTCAAGGAGAAGGTAGAGATCCTGGAAAAGCTGCGTGCGAAGGAAAATGCCGAAAGTTTTCTCACGATCCGGACGATGATGGAGTACGAACGGGAATCGAATTTGCTCAGCAAAAAAGACTACGTATCCGGCAGCCGAACACTGCTACGGCTTCACCGTGGTTTGG ATTTTATACAGGAGTTTTTGAGGCGCCTAGGCGAACTCGATGGGGATGGAAAAACCAACGGAGTTTGCCAGGCCGCTTACAATGATACCCTTGCTCAATTTCATCCATGGCTCATACGGAAAGGCGCCAACGTTGCAATGTACGCTCTTCCAAATCGGGACCAACTGTTAGATAAGGTATGCATGGATGCAACCATCGCGATAAAACTGTTGCCGGACATGCTATCCGTTACACGGGACGTATACAATCGCACTCAAGATCTCTACACCAAGTACGACCTGCACGGGTTGCCATga
- the LOC131293716 gene encoding large ribosomal subunit protein eL14 — protein sequence MPFKRFVETGRVAKCAVGKYKGRLVCIVNVIDQNRVLIDGPTSGVPRQQYSVNHLHLTKFRVRFPFTARTHSVRKALEDLKIKEKFNETRWQERAVAKYKRFHMNDFDRFKLRLARSERNRIVTAQYKKLKREVVSNGMLFGKPVKGTKPLPKRRNRVSKKDDKKKVAAKK from the exons ATG CCGTTCAAAAGGTTTGTGGAAACTGGCCGCGTCGCCAAGTGCGCCGTTGGAAAGTACAAGGGACGTCTAGTATGCATCGTCAACGTGATTGATCAAAATCGG GTACTGATTGATGGCCCCACCAGCGGTGTACCACGGCAGCAGTACTCTGTGAACCATCTGCATCTGACGAAGTTCCGTGTCCGCTTCCCGTTCACCGCTAGGACACATAGTGTCCGTAAAGCTCTTGAGGACTTGAAGATCAAGGAGAAATTTAATGAGACGAGATGGCAAGAACGTGCGGTCGCCAAGTATAAG CGTTTCCACATGAACGATTTCGATCGGTTCAAGCTCCGCCTGGCCCGCAGCGAACGCAACCGCATCGTGACCGCGCAGTACAAGAAGTTGAAGCGCGAGGTTGTCAGCAACGGTATGCTGTTCGGCAAGCCTGTCAAGGGCACCAAACCGCTGCCCAAGCGACGCAACCGTGTGTCGAAGAAGGATGACAAGAAGAAGGTTGCGGCCAAGAAGTGA
- the LOC131293945 gene encoding uncharacterized protein LOC131293945, which translates to MWPRCELVYLEGANASWGSPESNQYHIQTDEGPERYFRYQTDNGQFRKEKRLQDGTVIGTDAWIDASGYLRQNDYIADHKGYRILKSKTVFVGRDRPIQDAIKVAKNKPADSGVLVPSDPSYEPPAPASHPPQHQHSPPPNRPIAVVPSTPTPVSVHSTPSLNAVFIRPHSQPVASNYLPPTTDHQYLPPSSVGAPPPASRYYPTVSARPPALDLYVPSTTYTPLTGNELSSTPIAVYAPSSTPSPLRDRSEAHLPPLVIYNHNAPSVPGSDHGGYVAATTYNPPHRRRRPHPAERRRRPSSSEPILISSSRPYVEHTTPPSVHLKPLAVQLQSIESGNELLEHSQPSFNRDLIDPPPQSAGQYQRRYYGDVVVPEQEVTVRRSGESHPYDGVAVTNDGFRYYLPRQYHEERNSGSDTRDGSFGYIDPFGIRRVVYYNTGPNKGFVHRKNNRFVGFDATPYDPRPVA; encoded by the exons ATGTGGCCTCGGTGCGAGTTA GTTTACCTGGAGGGTGCCAACGCTTCGTGGGGATCGCCCGAAAGCAACCAGTACCACATACAGACCGACGAAGGTCCGGAGCGTTATTTCCGCTACCAGACGGATAACGGTCAGTTCCGGAAGGAGAAGCGGTTGCAGGATGGTACGGTGATTG GAACAGATGCTTGGATTGACGCGTCGGGCTACTTACGACAGAACGACTACATCGCCGACCACAAGGGCTATCGGATTCTGAAGTCGAAAACGGTATTCGTTGGCCGGGATCGACCGATTCAG GATGCTATCAAGGTGGCCAAAAATAAGCCAGCAGATTCGGGTGTCCTGGTACCATCGGATCCTTCCTACGAACCTCCGGCGCCTGCGTCCCATCCACCTCAGCATCAGCATAGTCCACCACCGAACCGTCCCATCGCCGTCGTTCCCTCGACTCCCACCCCCGTTTCCGTTCACTCAACACCATCCTTGAATGCGGTCTTCATCCGGCCTCATTCACAGCCGGTCGCGTCCAACTATCTCCCTCCGACAACGGACCACCAATACTTGCCCCCTTCATCGGTGGGTGCTCCTCCTCCAGCCAGCAGATACTACCCGACGGTTTCCGCGCGACCACCGGCCCTCGACCTTTATGTCCCCTCAACCACATACACTCCTCTGACCGGCAACGAGCTGTCTTCGACTCCCATCGCCGTATACGCTCCTTCGTCCACGCCGTCGCCATTGAGGGACAGGTCGGAGGCCCATCTACCACCGCTCGTGATCTACAACCACAACGCACCGTCTGTTCCCGGATCCGATCATGGTGGGTATGTGGCGGCAACAACCTACAACCCACCGCACCGGCGAAGGAGACCTCACCCAGCCGAAAGGCGCCGTCGGCCGTCGTCAAGTGAGCCGATTCTGATCAGCTCCTCGAGGCCCTACGTGGAGCACACCACCCCACCATCGGTGCATCTCAAACCGCTGGCCGTGCAGCTGCAATCGATCGAGTCCGGCAACGAGCTGCTCGAGCACTCTCAACCCTCGTTCAACCGCGATCTAATCGATCCACCACCGCAATCCGCTGGCCAGTACCAGCGCCGATACTACGGCGACGTCGTCGTTCCCGAGCAGGAGGTAACCGTGCGGAGGTCTGGCGAAAGCCACCCGTACGATGGCGTGGCCGTCACGAACGATGGCTTCCGGTATTATTTGCCCCGGCAGTACCACGAGGAGCGCAACTCGGGCAGTGACACCCGGGATGGTTCCTTTGGGTACATCGATCCGTTCGGGATTCGGCGCGTCGTGTACTACAACACCGGACCCAACAAGGGTTTCGTCCACCGGAAAAACAACCGCTTCGTTGGGTTCGACGCGACACCGTACGACCCAAGGCCGGTCGCGTAG
- the LOC131293947 gene encoding cytochrome P450 302a1, mitochondrial, with product MNLPRGRAITKLLRSPVVQKCQLSSGSVRGVKGFDEMPGPRGPLGLGNLYQYLPGIGRYSFDELHRSGEDKYAQYGSIVRETMVPGQDIVWLYDPADIATILDDRTPGIYPSRRSHTALEKYRKDRPNVYRTAGLLPTNGIEWWKIRSELQKGLSSPQSVRNFLPATDKITREFVIRTQKMLKDSAQTTQNDDNADGVLMENFMPAISRLNLELICLLAFDVRLNSFSEEQMEPNSLSSRLMESAETTNSCILPTDQGFQLWRYFETPTYRRLRKAQEFMEKTAVELVSEKLLYFDEDQQRLASGEHGSKSLMEEYLRNPNLELNDIIGMAADLLLAGVHTSSYTIAFALYHLGRHASTVQERLYQEAKAILPDPRDNRIGAAALGSEASYCRAVLKETFRLNPISVGVGRILNRDHVLGGYQVPRGTVVVTQNMISCRQETFFRDADKFIPERWVRETREPVNPYLVLPFGHGMRSCIARRLVEQSMLVLLLRLVRSFEIEWAGTVPMDVKTKLINQPDQPIKLRFKPRPK from the exons ATGAATCTTCCCCGAGGACGTGCGATCACCAAGCTGCTCCGATCGCCGGTCGTACAAAAATGTCAACTTTCCTCCGGCAGCGTCCG GGGTGTCAAAGGATTCGATGAAATGCCTGGACCAAGAGGCCCACTCGGTTTGGGTAACCTGTATCAATACCTGCCAGGGATTG GACGCTACAGCTTCGACGAACTGCACCGTTCCGGGGAGGATAAGTACGCCCAGTATGGCTCGATCGTTAGAGAAACGATGGTTCCTGGGCAGGATATAGTTTGGCTGTACGATCCAGCCGATATAGCCACCATCCTGGACGATCGCACACCCGGCATTTATCCATCGCGTCGTAGTCATACCGCACTGGAAAAGTATCGAAAGGATCGTCCGAATGTGTACCGAACGGCGGGACTTTTGCCGAC GAATGGAATAgaatggtggaaaatcagATCAGAACTTCAAAAGGGGCTTAGCTCTCCGCAAAGCGTACGAAACTTTCTACCTGCCACCGACAAGATTACCAGGGAGTTCGTGATACGGACCCAAAAAATGCTGAAAGATTCGGCCCAAACCACCCAAAACGATGACAATGCAGACGGTGTcttgatggaaaattttatGCCGGCCATCTCTCGCTTAAACCTGGAAT TGATATGCTTGCTGGCCTTTGACGTGCGGCTCAATAGCTTCTCTGAGGAGCAAATGGAACCAAACTCACTGTCGAGCCGTCTGATGGAATCGGCTGAAACGACCAACTCCTGTATCCTTCCAACTGATCAGGGCTTCCAGCTGTGGCGCTACTTCGAAACGCCCACCTACAGACGTTTGCGTAAAGCGCAGGAATTCATGGAGAAGACGGCCGTCGAGCTCGTTTCGGAGAAGCTGCTGTACTTCGACGAAGATCAGCAACGTTTGGCCAGTGGCGAACATGGTTCCAAGTCGCTGATGGAAGAATATTTGCGCAATCCGAACCTGGAGCTAAACGATATCATTGGCATGGCAGCCGATTTGTTGCTCGCGGGGGTTCATACAAGCAGCTATACCATCGCCTTTGCGCTGTACCATCTCGGACGGCACGCAAGCACCGTCCAGGAACGACTTTATCAGGAGGCGAAAGCAATCTTACCCGATCCACGCGATAATCGAATTGGAGCTGCCGCGTTGGGTT CGGAAGCGTCATACTGCCGGGCGGTGCTAAAGGAAACATTTCGACTCAATCCCATCTCGGTCGGCGTCGGGCGGATCCTGAACCGTGATCACGTTCTCGGAGGATATCAAGTACCGCGTGGAACGGTGGTTGTAACGCAGAATATGATTTCCTGCCGGCAAGAGACATTTTTTCGCGACGCGGATAAGTTCATCCCGGAACGTTGGGTTCGCGAAACGAGGGAACCTGTGAACCCATACCTGGTGCTTCCGTTCGGGCACGGAATGCGATCATGTATTGCACGTAGACTTGTCGAGCAGAGCATGCTAGTGTTATTGCTAAGG CTAGTGCGTTCTTTCGAAATTGAATGGGCCGGCACCGTTCCAATGGACGTGAAGACGAAACTTATTAATCAACCAGACCAACCCATTAAGCTTCGATTCAAGCCGAGACCAAAATAA